A single genomic interval of Syntrophobotulus glycolicus DSM 8271 harbors:
- a CDS encoding DUF2703 domain-containing protein, with product MSKCCCSSENCCQPEPKKSINIDFLYLDTTVCGRCQDTEKALDDAVSGVAVVLNASGYEVKVNEVNITTRELAIQYHLVSSPTIRVNGNDIAVESRESVCEDCGEHCGDTVDCRVWVYNGVEYTSPPKELIVDAILREVYNPNQGEPEREAYWLPENLETYFIAKTHKDETERQGKGGDVI from the coding sequence ATGAGTAAATGTTGTTGTTCTTCTGAAAATTGCTGCCAGCCAGAGCCGAAAAAGTCAATAAACATTGATTTTCTTTATCTGGACACGACCGTTTGCGGCAGGTGCCAGGATACGGAAAAAGCTCTGGACGACGCAGTTTCCGGCGTAGCCGTGGTGCTGAATGCGTCAGGATATGAAGTCAAGGTAAATGAAGTGAACATCACAACGAGAGAGTTGGCGATACAGTATCATTTGGTCAGCTCACCGACCATCCGTGTGAACGGAAACGATATTGCCGTGGAATCGCGGGAATCAGTCTGCGAGGACTGTGGAGAACATTGCGGTGATACCGTAGATTGCCGTGTATGGGTATATAACGGAGTCGAATATACATCCCCTCCGAAGGAATTGATCGTGGATGCCATTCTACGGGAAGTGTATAACCCCAATCAGGGCGAGCCGGAGCGTGAAGCCTATTGGCTTCCAGAAAATCTGGAAACATACTTTATAGCCAAGACACACAAGGATGAAACGGAACGTCAGGGAAAGGGCGGTGATGTGATATGA
- a CDS encoding ArsR/SmtB family transcription factor: protein MNYYLENTKVFKALGDPKRAMIVDMLSCGELCACEILEKFEMSQSTLSHHMKLLCECGLVKARAEGKWTYYSLDDDAIGKTKQFFWAITSDKENCICRDKTNCCKGCNENE from the coding sequence ATGAACTATTACTTAGAGAACACAAAAGTGTTCAAAGCATTGGGCGATCCCAAAAGAGCCATGATTGTGGATATGCTCTCCTGTGGAGAACTTTGTGCCTGCGAGATTTTAGAGAAGTTTGAAATGTCCCAATCCACGCTGTCCCATCACATGAAACTCCTCTGCGAATGCGGACTTGTCAAGGCACGGGCAGAAGGCAAATGGACGTATTATTCTTTGGATGATGATGCCATCGGCAAAACAAAGCAGTTTTTCTGGGCGATCACATCCGATAAAGAAAATTGTATTTGCAGAGATAAAACAAATTGTTGTAAGGGGTGTAACGAAAATGAGTAA
- a CDS encoding helix-turn-helix domain-containing protein: MSYFNHIYTASPDEIPHRARAVYIYICDRAGKGKDCWPAVKTIASDLQLSRSTVKRALHDLVRAGLIEKEPRFRENGSNTSNRLILRK; encoded by the coding sequence ATGAGCTACTTCAACCACATTTATACCGCTTCGCCCGATGAGATTCCCCATCGGGCGAGGGCTGTTTATATATATATTTGTGACCGGGCAGGAAAAGGAAAGGACTGCTGGCCTGCGGTAAAGACCATTGCTTCCGATCTGCAGCTTTCCCGCAGCACCGTCAAGCGTGCCTTACATGATCTGGTGAGGGCGGGACTCATTGAAAAGGAGCCTCGCTTCCGGGAGAATGGGAGCAATACCAGCAACAGACTTATTTTAAGAAAATAG
- a CDS encoding VirD4-like conjugal transfer protein, CD1115 family has translation MPSQVYILIAAAAVMFCVIGGLSLLAHYYTLNGIKSRTVGDGQHGTARFASKQEIKNTYKHIPFQPELWRQGQCLPTAAEQGIILGSVGAKNKVTAMVDTDDVHCLMIGASGVGKTAYFLYPNLEYACASGMSFLTTDTKGDLYRNYGTIARNHYGYHVAVIDLRNPTRSDGNNMLHLVNTYMDQYLADENNIVAKAKAEKYAKIISKTIINASNENYGQNQFFYDAAEGLLSSVILLIAEYLPPTEVDGKKVDCRHIISVFKLVQDLLVPSKVKGKSQFQLLMDKLPSDHKARWFAGAALNSAEQAMASVLSTVLSRLNAFLDSEMEQILCFETSIDAEKFCNEKSALFIVLPEEDLTKYFMVSLMIQQLYREILAVADENGGKLKNRVMFYCDELGTLPAIESLELIFSASRSRRLSMVPIIQSFGQLEKNYGKEGSEIIVDNCQDTIFGGFAPNSQTAEVLSKALGSRTIMSGSVSRGKNDPSQSLQMMERPLMTPDELKSIPKGSFVVMKTGTHPMRTKLRLFLEWGIRFGEAYTMEEKAHRKVVYADKQMLEENIVRKHTACLMVDEETGEILEPPSRTGTLHTPVAEPSENTMRRRNVLKT, from the coding sequence ATGCCGTCTCAGGTCTATATTTTAATTGCAGCGGCCGCCGTGATGTTTTGTGTCATCGGCGGTCTTTCCCTTTTGGCTCACTATTATACCCTAAACGGAATCAAGTCCCGCACGGTAGGTGATGGCCAGCATGGTACGGCACGGTTCGCATCAAAACAGGAAATCAAAAATACCTATAAGCACATCCCCTTTCAGCCGGAGCTGTGGAGGCAAGGACAATGCCTCCCTACTGCCGCCGAGCAGGGAATCATTCTCGGAAGCGTAGGTGCAAAAAATAAAGTTACGGCAATGGTGGATACTGACGATGTCCACTGTCTCATGATCGGTGCCTCTGGCGTGGGGAAAACTGCATACTTTTTATACCCCAACCTGGAATATGCCTGTGCCTCCGGCATGAGCTTCCTGACCACCGACACCAAGGGCGACCTGTATAGAAACTATGGAACTATCGCCCGCAACCACTACGGCTACCATGTGGCGGTCATCGACCTAAGAAACCCCACCCGCTCGGACGGCAACAATATGCTCCATCTGGTGAACACCTACATGGATCAGTACCTTGCCGATGAAAACAACATTGTGGCAAAGGCAAAAGCAGAAAAATACGCCAAGATTATCTCCAAAACCATCATCAACGCCAGCAACGAGAATTACGGACAGAATCAGTTTTTTTATGATGCCGCAGAAGGACTCCTGTCCTCAGTGATTCTGCTGATTGCCGAGTATTTGCCCCCCACTGAGGTAGATGGGAAAAAGGTGGACTGCCGCCATATCATCAGCGTGTTCAAATTGGTTCAGGACTTACTCGTGCCCAGCAAGGTAAAGGGGAAAAGTCAGTTTCAGCTATTAATGGATAAATTGCCATCCGACCACAAGGCCCGCTGGTTTGCAGGAGCAGCCCTAAATTCCGCGGAGCAGGCTATGGCGTCGGTACTTTCCACTGTGCTATCCCGTTTGAATGCCTTTCTCGACTCCGAAATGGAACAGATTCTGTGTTTTGAAACATCCATTGATGCGGAGAAATTCTGTAACGAAAAATCCGCTCTGTTCATCGTATTACCAGAAGAAGATTTGACCAAATACTTTATGGTCAGCCTTATGATCCAACAGCTCTACAGGGAAATCCTTGCGGTTGCGGATGAAAACGGAGGCAAGCTGAAAAACCGAGTAATGTTTTACTGCGATGAGCTCGGAACGCTTCCAGCCATCGAATCGCTCGAATTAATTTTCAGCGCCTCACGCTCTCGCCGGCTTTCTATGGTACCAATCATACAGTCCTTCGGCCAGCTCGAAAAGAATTACGGCAAAGAGGGTTCAGAAATAATCGTGGACAATTGCCAGGACACCATCTTTGGCGGCTTTGCCCCCAACAGCCAGACCGCCGAAGTGCTGAGTAAAGCATTGGGCAGCCGCACGATCATGAGCGGCAGCGTGAGTCGTGGTAAGAATGACCCCAGCCAATCCTTGCAGATGATGGAGCGCCCTCTCATGACACCGGACGAATTGAAATCCATTCCAAAGGGCAGCTTTGTCGTGATGAAAACCGGCACCCATCCCATGAGGACAAAGCTGCGGCTGTTCCTTGAATGGGGCATCCGTTTCGGAGAGGCTTACACCATGGAGGAAAAAGCTCATCGAAAAGTGGTCTATGCCGATAAGCAGATGCTGGAGGAAAATATCGTCCGCAAGCACACGGCCTGCCTTATGGTGGACGAAGAAACCGGGGAGATATTGGAGCCGCCGTCCAGAACAGGAACCCTTCATACCCCGGTAGCAGAACCATCTGAAAACACCATGCGCCGCCGTAATGTACTCAAAACGTAA